A window from Anser cygnoides isolate HZ-2024a breed goose chromosome 1, Taihu_goose_T2T_genome, whole genome shotgun sequence encodes these proteins:
- the MEIG1 gene encoding meiosis expressed gene 1 protein homolog isoform X1: MVSQEVPGTSRCLGEAHALDEFSTSCDEVLDPSNVKKSEASAVMAKADLKPKSIRHAKNWSDEVENLYRFQQAGYRDEFEYKQVKQVDTVECWPETGFVKKLQRRDNTFYYYNKQRECEDKEVRKVKVYVY, encoded by the exons ATGGTGAGTCAGGAAGTGCCAGGCACGTCTAGATGCCTTGGAGAAGCACATGCGTTAGATGAATTCAGCACATCCTGTGATGAAGTGCTTGACCCTAGTAACGT GAAAAAGTCTGAAGCTTCTGCAGTCATGGCTAAAGCTGACCTCAAGCCAAAATCTATACGTCATGCCAAAAATTGGTCAGATGAGGTAGAGAACTTATACAGATTTCAGCAAGCTGGATACAGAGATGAGTTTGAATATAAGCAAGTAAAACAAGTTGATACG GTAGAGTGTTGGCCAGAAACTGGATTTGTTAAGAAGCTTCAGAGAAGGGACAATACCTTCTATTACTACAATAAGCAAAGAGAATGCGAAGACAAAGAAGTTCGTAAAGTGAAAGTTTatgtttattaa
- the MEIG1 gene encoding meiosis expressed gene 1 protein homolog isoform X2, with protein sequence MAKADLKPKSIRHAKNWSDEVENLYRFQQAGYRDEFEYKQVKQVDTVECWPETGFVKKLQRRDNTFYYYNKQRECEDKEVRKVKVYVY encoded by the exons ATGGCTAAAGCTGACCTCAAGCCAAAATCTATACGTCATGCCAAAAATTGGTCAGATGAGGTAGAGAACTTATACAGATTTCAGCAAGCTGGATACAGAGATGAGTTTGAATATAAGCAAGTAAAACAAGTTGATACG GTAGAGTGTTGGCCAGAAACTGGATTTGTTAAGAAGCTTCAGAGAAGGGACAATACCTTCTATTACTACAATAAGCAAAGAGAATGCGAAGACAAAGAAGTTCGTAAAGTGAAAGTTTatgtttattaa